The following coding sequences are from one Desulfocurvus vexinensis DSM 17965 window:
- a CDS encoding methyl-accepting chemotaxis protein, which yields NLLALNAAIEAARAGDAGRGFAVVADEVRKLAEKTMTATQEVRQAITTIQQSSKDAVASMDRTGGQVAESTELSTRAGQALEQVMTGIEAVVDRVQQIARAAGEQSALAESISGSVEEIADIARDADEGATQQAYATREIATLSADLLRVAQGGPGTDQDAGAVLVAGLPVPGALPGLVRDLLRDTLGAEGLRAVHKELDAAPDGQAPAALLRHMADLGAARGGPAAPQLLRQLGQRAARDLEKRQPALFKGRDLRAFLLALADIHAQGAADSPGARPPRITCEDKGAVLFMNYAAPQGLTEVFQGFVEGAAALLGPGATVTARPLDAQTARAEVRFARPRR from the coding sequence AACCTTTTGGCGCTCAACGCGGCCATCGAGGCCGCGCGCGCGGGCGACGCGGGCCGGGGCTTCGCCGTGGTGGCCGACGAGGTGCGCAAGCTGGCCGAAAAGACCATGACCGCCACCCAGGAAGTGCGCCAGGCCATCACCACCATCCAGCAGTCGTCCAAGGATGCCGTGGCCTCCATGGACCGCACCGGCGGGCAGGTGGCCGAGTCCACCGAGCTGTCCACCCGCGCCGGGCAGGCCCTGGAGCAGGTCATGACGGGCATCGAGGCCGTGGTGGACCGCGTGCAGCAGATCGCGCGGGCCGCAGGCGAGCAGTCCGCCCTGGCCGAGAGCATTTCGGGCAGCGTGGAGGAGATCGCCGACATCGCCCGCGACGCCGACGAAGGCGCCACCCAGCAGGCCTACGCCACGCGCGAGATCGCCACCCTGTCCGCCGACCTGCTGCGCGTGGCCCAGGGCGGCCCGGGTACGGACCAGGACGCGGGCGCGGTCCTGGTGGCGGGGCTGCCCGTGCCCGGCGCCCTGCCCGGGCTGGTGCGCGACCTGCTGCGCGACACCCTGGGGGCCGAAGGCCTGCGGGCCGTGCACAAGGAGCTGGACGCCGCCCCGGACGGCCAGGCCCCCGCCGCCCTGCTGCGGCACATGGCCGACCTGGGCGCGGCCCGGGGCGGCCCCGCCGCGCCCCAGCTGCTGCGCCAGCTCGGCCAGCGCGCCGCGCGCGACCTCGAAAAACGCCAGCCCGCCCTGTTCAAGGGCCGCGACCTGCGGGCCTTCCTGCTCGCCCTGGCCGACATCCACGCCCAGGGGGCGGCGGACAGCCCCGGGGCCCGGCCCCCGCGCATCACCTGCGAGGACAAGGGCGCGGTGCTGTTCATGAACTACGCCGCGCCCCAGGGGCTGACCGAGGTGTTCCAGGGCTTCGTGGAAGGCGCGGCGGCCCTGCTGGGCCCCGGGGCCACGGTGACCGCCAGGCCCCTGGACGCGCAGACCGCGCGGGCCGAAGTGCGCTTCGCCCGGCCCAGGCGCTGA
- the zwf gene encoding glucose-6-phosphate dehydrogenase — protein MSPGAAPGPVPPAAFEAAPPGGGPSCLLPPRPAPCTVVIFGASGDLAARMILPALYDLHRHGALPGGLAVVGAARTPWSDEAFREHARRALERAGRLDQDAWAALAPRLFYQPLDYADPGGCAALAARLDELDARLGTGGNRLFYLATPPTVYADLARNLGAAGLARQGRGFSRIVVEKPFGRDLGSARALDAALHEHFAEQQIFRIDHYLAKETVQNILLLRFANAVFEPLWNRRYVESVTCAAMETLGVGHRAGYYEHSGVLRDMFQNHMMQLLALVAMEPPPAFDAEAVRDEKAKVYRALRPFDPDRLDADLVLGQYGPGAAGGAAAPGYRQEPGVAPDSTTPTFAAMRLWVDNWRWQGVPFHLVSGKALREKLTRIVVRFREVPHSLFRHILGEDIGANRLILDIHPGNAVSLAVQAKLPGARLCLQPATMRFDFDAAHAPARALDAYEKVLLDCMLGDQMLFWRQDAVEQCWGFLTPVLERCEACGAQGAPALHGYAAGSWGPAASLETVQGLF, from the coding sequence GTGAGCCCGGGCGCCGCCCCCGGCCCTGTGCCGCCTGCGGCCTTCGAAGCCGCGCCCCCGGGCGGCGGGCCGTCCTGCCTGCTGCCCCCGCGCCCCGCGCCCTGCACGGTGGTCATCTTCGGGGCCTCGGGCGACCTGGCGGCGCGCATGATCCTGCCCGCCCTGTACGACCTGCACCGCCACGGCGCCCTGCCCGGGGGGCTGGCCGTGGTCGGCGCCGCGCGCACGCCCTGGAGCGACGAGGCCTTCCGCGAGCACGCGCGCCGGGCCCTGGAGCGCGCCGGGCGGCTGGACCAGGACGCCTGGGCGGCCCTGGCCCCGCGCCTGTTCTACCAGCCCCTGGACTACGCCGACCCCGGGGGCTGCGCGGCCCTGGCCGCCCGGCTGGACGAACTGGACGCGCGCCTGGGCACGGGGGGCAACCGCCTCTTTTATCTGGCCACCCCGCCCACGGTCTACGCCGACCTGGCGCGCAACCTGGGCGCGGCGGGGCTGGCCCGCCAGGGGCGCGGGTTTTCGCGTATCGTGGTCGAAAAGCCCTTCGGGCGCGACCTGGGCAGCGCCCGGGCCCTGGACGCCGCCCTGCACGAGCACTTCGCCGAGCAGCAGATCTTTCGCATCGACCACTATCTGGCCAAGGAGACGGTGCAGAACATCCTGCTGCTGCGCTTCGCCAACGCCGTGTTCGAGCCCTTGTGGAACCGGCGCTACGTGGAGTCCGTGACCTGCGCGGCCATGGAGACCCTGGGCGTGGGCCACCGCGCGGGCTACTACGAGCACTCCGGCGTGCTGCGCGACATGTTCCAGAACCACATGATGCAGCTTTTGGCCCTGGTGGCCATGGAGCCGCCCCCGGCCTTCGACGCCGAGGCCGTGCGCGACGAGAAGGCCAAGGTCTACCGCGCCCTGCGGCCCTTCGACCCCGACCGGCTGGACGCGGACCTGGTCCTTGGGCAGTACGGCCCGGGCGCGGCGGGCGGGGCGGCGGCCCCGGGCTACCGCCAGGAGCCCGGGGTGGCGCCGGATTCTACCACCCCGACCTTCGCGGCCATGCGCCTGTGGGTGGACAACTGGCGCTGGCAGGGCGTGCCGTTCCACCTCGTTTCGGGCAAGGCCCTGCGCGAGAAGCTCACGCGCATCGTGGTCCGCTTCCGCGAGGTGCCGCATTCCCTGTTCCGGCACATCCTGGGCGAGGACATCGGCGCCAACCGCCTGATCCTGGACATCCACCCCGGCAACGCCGTGTCGCTGGCCGTGCAGGCCAAGCTGCCCGGGGCGCGGCTGTGCCTGCAACCGGCGACCATGCGCTTCGACTTCGACGCCGCCCACGCCCCGGCCCGCGCCCTGGACGCCTACGAAAAGGTGCTGCTGGACTGCATGCTCGGCGACCAGATGCTTTTTTGGCGCCAGGACGCGGTGGAGCAGTGCTGGGGGTTCCTCACGCCCGTGCTGGAGCGCTGCGAGGCCTGCGGCGCCCAGGGCGCCCCGGCGCTGCACGGCTACGCGGCGGGCTCCTGGGGCCCGGCGGCCAGCCTGGAGACGGTCCAGGGCCTGTTCTAG